DNA from Nitrospira sp.:
TGTGTCTAAGACCCGCCACTCCCCGTATTTTTCCAGGAACCCTTCGGTGACCTTGAAGGCCCCGCCGTAGGCGCCGATGTCTTCGCCCATGAGAAAGACGCGCCGGTCACGGCTCATTTCTTCGTCCAAGGCCTGTGAAATGGCTTCTACGTAGGTAACCTCCTGCGCGGCGGTCGCGGTCGTCATGGTTGCACCTCGTCCTCGGTTGCAAAGACTCCCACCAACGTCTCACGCCCCTCCGGAAGCGGGCTCTGTTCGGCAAACTCCGTTCCTGTATCGACCTCCTTCTTGACCCGTTCACCGACCTCGTGAAAATAGGATGTTTCGCCGTAGCCTAACTGTGTCAGGAGCCGCTCTGCCTTGAGGATCGGGTCCTTGGCCTTCCACTCTTCCAGCAATTCACGCGGGACATACTTCGCGGCGTCATGTTCGGAATGGCCGTGCATGCGCATGGTCTTAAATTCGAGAAACGTCGGCCCTTCGCCGGCCCGCGCCTTTGCGACGGCTCGTTTCGATGCCAGGTAGACCGCCGCGACATCGTTGCCGTCCACGATCTCGCCCGGCATGCCGTAGGCCTTCGCCCGCTCGACCACATCCGTGATCGCCATTTGATAACGCAGGGGCGTCGAGTAGGCATATTGATTGTTGGTGCAGAAGAACACGACCGGGAGTCTGCGCACCGCGGCAAAGTTCATGGCCTCATGAAAATCACCACGACTCGTCCCGCCGTCGCCGGTGCCGGCAAAGGCGACCCTGGACTCTCCTCTGATCTTGAATGCCAGCGCCGCACCAGCCGCAACCGGCATGTTGTCGGCCAGGTGACTGACGAATCCGAGCACCCCCCGTTTCAGGTCGCCCATGTGGACGTTGCCGTCCTTCCCTTTGGTGGGCCCGGCCTGCTTGCCGAGGTATTGAGCGATGATTTCACCGGGGGAAAACCCACGAATCAGGAAGGCTCCCATATCGCGGTGAAAGGGAGCGATGACATCATCCGGGTTCAATGCCGAGGCATAGCCGACGGCGATCGCCTC
Protein-coding regions in this window:
- a CDS encoding acetoin dehydrogenase E1 component alpha-subunit; its protein translation is MDQAVVANDIKRSDLREMYYYLRLTRSLEERITALYRQGRIVGGVYTSHGMEAIAVGYASALNPDDVIAPFHRDMGAFLIRGFSPGEIIAQYLGKQAGPTKGKDGNVHMGDLKRGVLGFVSHLADNMPVAAGAALAFKIRGESRVAFAGTGDGGTSRGDFHEAMNFAAVRRLPVVFFCTNNQYAYSTPLRYQMAITDVVERAKAYGMPGEIVDGNDVAAVYLASKRAVAKARAGEGPTFLEFKTMRMHGHSEHDAAKYVPRELLEEWKAKDPILKAERLLTQLGYGETSYFHEVGERVKKEVDTGTEFAEQSPLPEGRETLVGVFATEDEVQP